A single Cupriavidus sp. D39 DNA region contains:
- a CDS encoding TPM domain-containing protein: MRNLSERSGWTAAMLALLLWLGALLASPAMAAGDGFVAVPPLTQRVTDLTGTLSASQRSALENVLAEYEQQRGSQIFVLMVPTTDPEPIDAYSIRVADAWRAGRKGIDDGVILLIAKDNPPGLRKMRLEVGRGVQGSLTDAMSKRILQDVMAPHFRQNDFYGGIAAGVSAIQATIDKEALPGPQAGRKAAPSGSWTDWLPVLFPLAIILFFFISAARRSGGSPIVTRGRGWDAAAGGLGGTLGGLGGGGWGRGGGGGGFGGGGGGGGFGGGGGGGGGFDGGGASGNW; the protein is encoded by the coding sequence ATGCGGAATCTCTCTGAGCGCAGTGGCTGGACAGCCGCCATGCTGGCGCTGCTGCTGTGGCTGGGCGCGCTGCTGGCGTCCCCGGCCATGGCCGCCGGCGACGGCTTTGTCGCGGTGCCGCCGCTCACGCAGCGGGTGACCGACCTCACCGGCACGCTCAGCGCCAGCCAGCGCAGCGCGCTGGAAAACGTGCTGGCCGAGTATGAGCAGCAGCGCGGCAGCCAGATCTTCGTGCTGATGGTGCCCACTACCGATCCCGAGCCCATCGACGCCTACAGCATCCGCGTGGCCGACGCCTGGCGCGCCGGGCGCAAGGGCATCGACGATGGCGTGATCTTGCTGATCGCCAAGGACAACCCGCCCGGCCTGCGCAAGATGCGCCTGGAAGTGGGGCGCGGCGTGCAAGGCTCGCTGACCGATGCCATGTCCAAGCGCATCCTGCAAGACGTGATGGCGCCGCACTTCCGCCAGAACGATTTCTACGGCGGCATCGCGGCCGGCGTCTCGGCGATCCAGGCCACCATCGACAAGGAAGCCCTGCCCGGCCCGCAGGCCGGCCGCAAAGCCGCCCCGAGCGGCTCGTGGACCGACTGGCTGCCGGTGCTGTTCCCGCTCGCCATCATCCTGTTCTTCTTCATCTCCGCGGCCCGCCGCTCGGGCGGCTCGCCGATCGTGACGCGCGGGCGTGGCTGGGACGCGGCCGCCGGCGGACTCGGCGGCACCCTTGGCGGTCTCGGGGGTGGCGGCTGGGGACGCGGCGGCGGCGGCGGCGGCTTCGGAGGAGGCGGTGGCGGTGGCGGATTCGGTGGTGGTGGCGGTGGCGGTGGCGGCTTCGACGGAGGCGGCGCCTCCGGCAACTGGTAA